Proteins encoded together in one Musa acuminata AAA Group cultivar baxijiao chromosome BXJ3-6, Cavendish_Baxijiao_AAA, whole genome shotgun sequence window:
- the LOC135640710 gene encoding uncharacterized protein LOC135640710, whose product MRKLWPNLDREDGLDTVLEVPIPEETFLSDASSRSNKTLCANVKAWMRSHVDRSPPSPIGRGAELQLMLGVIGAPLVPLPVQAYRSTLVRGMEKDPIEVSMAKYIVQQYIAASGGEQALNAINSMYAVGKVRMTASEFPKGHGGGGGDTASNNRKVRKGGGFDGAGEIGGFVLWQKKPHLWCLELLVSGCKISAGSDGKVAWRQTPWYQSHASRGPPLPLRRSLQGLDPRCTANLFACSVCLGEKRVNGEDCFVLRLDAEAATLRARSSSTVEIIQHTVWGYFSQRTGLLLQLADSRLLRIKYSASKGSVYWESTMESLIEDYRPIDGVNIAHAGRTKVSLFRFGETSDGHTRTRMEETWNVEEVDFNIWGLSTDCFLPPADLKAGEESTDVGDGPVATAPPPSSVQPAATRIGPSQIAAVDGDESDSTSTEEEERQ is encoded by the exons ATGAGGAAGCTGTGGCCGAACCTGGACCGAGAAGATGGACTGGACACCGTCCTCGAGGTGCCCATCCCCGAGGAGACGTTCCTTTCCGACGCCAGCTCCAGGAGCAACAAGACACTCTGCGCCAACGTAAAGGCGTGGATGCGATCGCACGTCGACCGGTCGCCGCCATCGCCCATTGGCCGCGGGGCCGAGCTCCAGCTCATGCTCGGTGTCATCGGGGCGCCTCTCGTCCCGCTTCCCGTCCAAGCGTATAGATCCACACTCGTCCGCGGCATGGAGAAGGATCCTATT GAAGTCTCCATGGCCAAATACATCGTACAGCAGTACATCGCGGCGTCGGGAGGGGAGCAAGCGTTGAACGCGATAAACAGCATGTACGCCGTGGGGAAGGTCCGCATGACGGCGTCGGAGTTTCCCAAGGgccacggcggcggcggcggcgacacgGCCAGCAACAATAGGAAGGTAAGAAAGGGCGGTGGCTTCGACGGCGCCGGGGAGATTGGGGGTTTTGTGCTGTGGCAGAAGAAGCCGCATCTTTGGTGCTTGGAGTTGCTGGTGTCCGGGTGCAAGATCAGCGCCGGGAGCGACGGCAAGGTGGCGTGGAGACAAACCCCATGGTACCAGTCCCACGCCTCCCGTGGCCCGCCTCTCCCCCTTCGCCGTTCTCTTCAG GGTCTCGACCCGAGGTGCACGGCCAACTTATTCGCTTGCTCGGTGTGCCTCGGGGAGAAGAGGGTCAATGGGGAGGACTGCTTCGTGCTGAGGCTGGACGCGGAGGCGGCCACCTTGCGAGCCCGCAGCAGCAGCACCGTAGAGATCATCCAGCACACCGTGTGGGGCTACTTCAGCCAGCGCACGGGACTGCTCCTCCAGCTCGCGGACTCCCGCCTCCTTCGGATCAAGTACTCGGCGAGCAAGGGGAGCGTGTACTGGGAGTCCACCATGGAGTCGCTCATCGAGGACTACCGGCCCATCGACGGTGTCAACATCGCACACGCCGGGAGGACCAAAGTGTCTCTGTTCCGGTTCGGGGAGACCAGCGACGGACACACGCGGACGCGGATGGAGGAGACGTGGAACGTGGAGGAGGTGGACTTCAACATATGGGGGCTCTCCACGGACTGCTTCCTGCCCCCGGCGGACCTCAAGGCGGGCGAGGAAAGTACTGACGTTGGCGACGGCCCGGTGGCAACTGCGCCTCCACCTTCCAGTGTGCAACCGGCGGCCACTAGGATCGGGCCTTCGCAGATTGCTGCAGTTGACGGAGACGAATCGGACTCCACGTCGactgaagaagaagagaggcaataa
- the LOC135641781 gene encoding uncharacterized protein LOC135641781 produces MAKEFDDGGLWLPSDFLCDEFVLSGGGGKDGGGDFAAACFTGEFSFGFGSNLDSPVESVTETEESDEEEDHIAGLTQQMARYFLQDEDKDASGGAADDAKAMARSPQSTLCAWSAASNKGSPNGPSLVSSPPSTSPMKKQNKDPADLLYEAAGQVIRMRSNDLGRRESLYDRGILGAPIKPTLAASVASENASFGYHATGAVTPVLTHQQLQAAQFHHLRQQQTMKQPLSVAWGTQSKARGGGRPLDLSPSAWPPLRKPPPQQQQPPLPGAGMRAVFLHNAGSRKESAGTGVFLPRTVGKKLEPRKKTGCSTVLVPDRVVQALNLNLKEFAAQPRFPGGFVLTHDALVGRSSAGLSHQRRKHNLTASPTPDAAVATAATHDIGLPQEWTY; encoded by the exons ATGGCCAAAGAGTTCGATGATGGAGGGCTTTGGCTGCCTTCTGATTTCCTCTGCGACGAGTTCGTTCTCAGTGGAGGAGGAGGCAAGGACGGTGGGGGCGACTTTGCCGCGGCTTGCTTTACGGGCGAGTTCTCTTTTGGGTTTGGCTCAAATCTGGACTCTCCTGTGGAGTCGGTGACGGAGACGGAAGAGAGCGACGAGGAAGAGGACCACATCGCCGGGCTCACGCAGCAGATGGCTCGTTACTTCCTCCAAGACGAGGACAAGGATGCCTCCGGTGGTGCAGCGGACGACGCAAAG GCCATGGCACGCTCGCCCCAGTCAACGCTGTGCGCGTGGTCCGCCGCCTCCAACAAGGGGAGCCCGAACGGCCCGTCGCTCGTCTCTTCGCCGCCATCCACGTCTCCGATGAAGAAGCAAAACAAGGATCCCGCTGACCTGCTCTACGAAGCCGCGGGGCAGGTGATTCGGATGCGGAGCAACGATCTTGGCCGTCGCGAGAGTCTCTACGACCGCGGGATTCTTGGCGCGCCGATTAAACCCACCCTGGCGGCGTCGGTGGCTTCAGAGAACGCGAGCTTTGGCTACCATGCGACCGGTGCCGTCACTCCCGTTCTCACGCATCAGCAACTGCAGGCAGCACAA TTTCACCATCTGAGGCAGCAGCAAACGATGAAGCAGCCGCTGTCGGTGGCCTGGGGAACGCAGAGCAAAGCCAGAGGCGGTGGCCGGCCCTTGGATCTATCGCCCTCCGCGTGGCCACCGCTCCGAAAACCGCCACCGCAGCAGCAGCAACCACCGCTTCCAGGGGCCGGGATGCGGGCCGTGTTCCTCCACAACGCCGGCTCGCGGAAGGAGTCCGCCGGGACCGGCGTCTTCCTGCCGCGGACGGTTGGCAAGAAGCTCGAGCCAAGGAAAAAGACCG GCTGTTCGACCGTGCTGGTTCCCGATAGGGTGGTTCAAgctctgaacctgaacctgaaggaGTTCGCAGCACAGCCACGCTTCCCCGGTGGCTTTGTTCTGACTCATG ATGCACTTGTTGGGCGAAGCAGTGCGGGGCTATCACATCAGAGAAGGAAACACAACCTAACTGCCTCGCCGACGCCCgatgcagcagtggcgacggcagCAACCCATGACATCGGCCTCCCTCAGGAATGGACCTACTGA